The following are encoded in a window of Campylobacter concisus ATCC 51562 genomic DNA:
- a CDS encoding biotin--[acetyl-CoA-carboxylase] ligase, translating to MKVEFFQSLPSTQEFLIEALKNGEIKAPYMVVAYNQTKGVGSRGNSWEGLGGNLFMSFCISEDELPSDIPPPSISIYFSMLMREVLSELGSKCWLKWPNDFYVDERKIGGTLTNKVDEIYICGMGINLASAPENAGILDIKTSVDELVWGFISMLDKKILWKPIFSKFRIDFCKSKGFITHIANRAVSLQDAEICDDGAILLNGEKVYSLR from the coding sequence TTGAAAGTAGAGTTTTTTCAAAGTCTGCCTTCGACGCAGGAATTTTTGATAGAAGCCCTAAAAAACGGCGAGATAAAAGCTCCGTATATGGTCGTGGCGTATAATCAAACAAAAGGGGTCGGCAGTCGCGGTAACAGCTGGGAAGGGCTTGGCGGAAATTTGTTTATGTCATTTTGTATAAGCGAAGATGAGCTACCAAGCGACATACCTCCGCCCTCGATCTCGATATATTTTTCTATGCTGATGCGTGAAGTCTTGAGCGAACTTGGCTCAAAGTGCTGGTTAAAATGGCCAAATGACTTTTATGTGGACGAGCGCAAGATAGGTGGCACTTTAACAAATAAAGTAGATGAAATTTACATTTGTGGCATGGGGATAAATTTAGCTAGCGCGCCTGAAAATGCGGGCATTTTGGATATAAAAACTAGCGTAGATGAGCTAGTTTGGGGCTTTATTAGCATGCTTGATAAAAAGATTTTATGGAAGCCAATTTTTAGCAAATTTAGGATAGACTTTTGCAAGTCAAAAGGTTTTATTACGCATATTGCAAATAGAGCTGTTTCGCTTCAGGATGCTGAAATTTGCGATGATGGAGCGATCTTACTAAATGGGGAAAAGGTATATTCTTTAAGATGA
- the atpD gene encoding F0F1 ATP synthase subunit beta, translating to MKGVISQVMGPVVDVDFNDYLPKINEAIEVFFEVEGKKHKLILEVAAHLGDNRVRTIAMDMSEGLTRGLEAKALGAPISVPVGEKVLGRIFNVVGDLIDEGEGINFDKHWSIHRDPPPFEEQSTKSEIFETGIKVVDLLAPYAKGGKVGLFGGAGVGKTVIIMELIHNVAFKHSGYSVFAGVGERTREGNDLYHEMKESNVLDKVALCYGQMNEPPGARNRIALTGLTMAEYFRDEMGLDVLMFIDNIFRFSQSGAEMSALLGRIPSAVGYQPTLASEMGKFQERITSTKKGSITSVQAVYVPADDLTDPAPATVFAHLDATTVLNRSIAEKGIYPAVDPLDSTSRMLDPQILGADHYKVARGVQAVLQKYKDLQDIIAILGMDELSEEDKLTVDRARKIERFLSQPFFVAEVFTGSPGKYVSLDENIAGFKGILEGKYDHLPEAAFYMVGNMDEALAKAEKLKA from the coding sequence ATGAAGGGTGTTATTAGTCAAGTTATGGGCCCTGTGGTCGATGTTGACTTTAATGACTACTTGCCGAAGATCAATGAAGCTATCGAAGTTTTCTTTGAGGTTGAGGGCAAGAAACATAAACTAATATTAGAAGTTGCTGCTCACCTAGGTGATAATAGAGTTAGAACGATCGCTATGGATATGAGTGAGGGTCTGACTCGTGGTTTAGAGGCTAAAGCGCTTGGTGCACCTATTAGCGTCCCGGTCGGCGAAAAAGTTTTGGGAAGAATTTTTAACGTCGTCGGTGATTTGATCGACGAGGGCGAGGGTATAAATTTTGATAAGCATTGGTCTATCCACCGCGATCCTCCTCCATTTGAAGAGCAAAGTACAAAGAGTGAAATTTTCGAAACTGGTATCAAGGTAGTTGATCTTCTAGCTCCTTATGCAAAGGGTGGTAAAGTTGGTCTATTTGGTGGTGCTGGTGTTGGTAAAACAGTTATTATTATGGAGCTTATCCACAATGTTGCGTTTAAACATAGCGGCTATTCTGTATTTGCAGGTGTTGGTGAGAGAACTCGTGAAGGAAACGACCTTTATCACGAAATGAAAGAAAGTAACGTTTTGGATAAAGTTGCCTTGTGCTATGGCCAAATGAACGAGCCACCAGGAGCAAGAAACCGTATCGCGCTAACTGGTCTTACAATGGCTGAGTACTTCCGTGATGAGATGGGACTTGACGTTTTGATGTTTATTGATAACATCTTCCGTTTTTCTCAATCAGGTGCAGAGATGTCAGCTCTACTTGGACGTATTCCGTCAGCTGTTGGTTACCAGCCAACTCTTGCAAGTGAGATGGGTAAATTCCAAGAGAGAATCACATCAACTAAAAAAGGTTCGATCACCTCTGTTCAGGCTGTTTACGTTCCAGCTGACGACCTTACAGACCCAGCTCCTGCAACTGTTTTTGCTCACCTTGATGCTACGACAGTTCTTAACAGATCGATTGCAGAAAAAGGTATCTATCCGGCTGTTGATCCGCTTGATTCTACTTCAAGAATGCTCGATCCTCAAATTTTAGGAGCAGATCACTATAAGGTAGCTCGCGGCGTTCAAGCTGTGCTTCAAAAATATAAAGATCTTCAAGATATTATCGCTATCCTTGGTATGGACGAGCTTAGTGAAGAAGATAAGCTAACAGTTGATAGAGCAAGAAAGATCGAGAGATTTTTATCTCAGCCGTTCTTCGTTGCTGAAGTATTTACAGGTAGCCCTGGTAAATATGTAAGTCTTGACGAAAATATAGCTGGCTTTAAGGGAATTTTAGAGGGTAAATATGATCATTTACCAGAAGCAGCATTTTATATGGTTGGAAATATGGATGAGGCTTTAGCTAAAGCTGAGAAACTTAAGGCTTAA
- a CDS encoding ParB/RepB/Spo0J family partition protein produces MAKKGGLGRGLSAILEDVEQAYSKEIANLNDSEIVEEINIDEILPNPYQPRTHFDEEALKELSASIKRHGLIQPIIVIKKDDGYMLIAGERRYRATKLLGASKIKAIIADIKSQNLRELALIENIQRENLNPIELAKSYKELINEYKITQDGLANIIHKSRTQITNTMRLLLLSDYTQKLLQEDKLTQGHAKVIVGLSTEEEKMVVDTIIGQKLSVRDTEILVKKIKNKEEIKDKKPKISEEMSKKLSNLQEIFKNLKIKTKVKSGNLVLEFNNISQVEEFISRLK; encoded by the coding sequence ATGGCTAAAAAAGGTGGATTAGGGCGAGGACTTAGCGCGATACTTGAAGATGTAGAGCAGGCCTACAGCAAAGAGATTGCAAATTTAAATGACTCTGAGATAGTCGAAGAGATAAATATAGATGAAATTTTACCAAACCCATACCAGCCAAGAACGCATTTTGACGAGGAAGCTTTAAAAGAGCTAAGTGCCAGCATCAAAAGGCATGGACTAATACAGCCAATAATCGTCATCAAAAAAGATGATGGCTACATGCTAATAGCTGGTGAGCGCAGATACCGCGCCACAAAGTTGCTTGGAGCAAGCAAGATAAAGGCGATCATCGCTGACATTAAGTCTCAAAATTTAAGAGAGCTTGCTCTTATCGAAAATATCCAACGTGAAAATTTAAATCCGATCGAACTTGCAAAGTCGTATAAAGAGCTCATAAATGAGTATAAGATCACACAAGATGGCCTAGCAAACATCATCCATAAGAGTAGAACTCAGATAACAAATACGATGAGGCTTTTACTTCTTAGTGACTATACACAAAAACTTTTACAAGAAGATAAGCTCACACAAGGCCATGCTAAAGTTATAGTTGGGCTTAGCACTGAAGAAGAAAAGATGGTTGTTGATACGATAATTGGTCAAAAGCTAAGCGTTAGAGACACAGAAATTTTAGTAAAAAAGATAAAAAATAAGGAAGAGATAAAAGACAAAAAGCCAAAAATTTCTGAGGAAATGAGCAAAAAATTATCAAATTTACAAGAAATTTTTAAAAATTTAAAGATAAAGACAAAAGTAAAATCTGGTAATCTAGTTTTAGAATTTAATAATATTTCACAGGTGGAAGAATTTATTTCTAGGCTAAAATAG
- the fmt gene encoding methionyl-tRNA formyltransferase, giving the protein MNVVFMGTPDYAVRILRHLKEAGFNIKAVFTQPDKPVGRKQILTPSEVKIYAQNELAGVPVLTPNTLKNEAVVNELKAFKPKFIVVAAYGKILPQSVLDVATCINLHASILPKYRGASPIQSAILAGEKQTGVTAMLMDAGLDTGDMLDFIYTPCETKMSSELFSELGELGGELIVKVLKNFENLKPQKQDDAQASHCKKISKSDGLFSFDEEAGQIYNKFRALTPWPGIYLASGLKILSLELSKKSGKSGEILSVEKDHVVVACKGGAVKIYELQEPSKKPTNAKAYINGKRLSVGDKIE; this is encoded by the coding sequence ATGAATGTAGTTTTTATGGGGACGCCTGATTATGCGGTTAGGATACTTAGGCACCTAAAAGAAGCCGGCTTTAATATAAAAGCGGTCTTTACTCAGCCTGATAAACCAGTTGGCAGAAAGCAAATTTTAACCCCAAGCGAGGTGAAAATTTACGCACAGAATGAGCTAGCAGGCGTACCAGTCCTTACACCAAATACGCTAAAAAATGAGGCGGTAGTTAACGAACTAAAGGCATTTAAGCCCAAATTTATTGTAGTAGCGGCTTATGGCAAAATTTTACCTCAAAGTGTCCTAGACGTCGCCACCTGTATAAATTTGCACGCTTCTATCTTGCCAAAATATAGAGGTGCGAGCCCTATACAAAGCGCGATCCTAGCAGGCGAGAAGCAAACTGGCGTCACAGCTATGCTAATGGATGCTGGGCTTGATACTGGCGATATGCTAGACTTCATCTACACGCCTTGCGAGACTAAGATGTCAAGTGAGCTTTTTAGTGAGCTAGGCGAGCTAGGCGGCGAGCTAATCGTAAAAGTGCTTAAAAATTTTGAAAATTTAAAACCACAAAAGCAAGACGATGCGCAGGCCTCGCACTGCAAAAAGATAAGCAAGAGCGACGGACTTTTTAGCTTTGATGAAGAGGCGGGACAAATTTATAATAAATTTCGTGCGCTCACACCTTGGCCGGGGATTTATCTAGCTAGCGGACTAAAAATTTTATCGCTTGAGCTAAGCAAAAAAAGTGGCAAAAGCGGAGAAATTTTGAGTGTAGAAAAAGATCACGTTGTGGTTGCTTGCAAGGGTGGGGCGGTCAAAATTTACGAGCTTCAAGAGCCAAGTAAAAAGCCAACAAACGCAAAAGCATATATAAATGGTAAGCGTCTTAGTGTTGGCGACAAGATAGAGTAA
- the atpG gene encoding ATP synthase F1 subunit gamma encodes MSNLKDIKRKIKSVQNTQKTTRAMKLVSTAKLRKAEEAARYSRVYALKINEVLSEIAYKINQYASVMTESKFFNTTKSVEKVDIIFVTADKGLCGGFNVQTIKTVRRMIDELKAKKIKVRLRAVGKKGIEFFNFQGVELLETYVGASSSPTYEKAQKIIKDAIDDFTNSITDKVVLIHNGYKNMISQEIRVNDIVPIEPSKIVAVETNSLMEFEPEDNYTKIMDELLNKYFEYSMYYALVDSLAAEHSARMQAMDNATNNAKQRVKQLNLAYNKARQESITTELIEIISGVESMK; translated from the coding sequence ATGTCAAATTTAAAAGATATAAAACGAAAGATCAAGAGCGTACAGAACACTCAAAAGACGACGCGTGCGATGAAGCTTGTCTCAACAGCGAAGCTTCGCAAAGCCGAAGAGGCTGCTCGCTACTCTAGAGTTTACGCTCTTAAGATCAATGAGGTTTTATCAGAGATAGCTTATAAGATCAATCAATATGCTTCAGTTATGACTGAGAGTAAATTTTTTAATACAACAAAGAGTGTAGAAAAGGTTGATATTATATTTGTTACCGCTGATAAAGGGCTTTGCGGTGGCTTTAATGTCCAGACTATAAAGACAGTTAGGCGCATGATCGATGAGCTAAAAGCCAAAAAGATCAAAGTTAGACTAAGAGCTGTTGGTAAAAAAGGTATAGAATTTTTCAATTTCCAAGGCGTTGAACTACTTGAGACTTACGTCGGAGCTAGCTCTTCTCCTACATATGAAAAAGCTCAAAAGATCATAAAAGACGCCATTGATGACTTTACAAACAGCATAACAGATAAGGTCGTACTAATACACAATGGCTATAAAAATATGATTTCTCAAGAGATTAGAGTAAATGATATTGTGCCTATTGAGCCGTCTAAGATAGTTGCGGTTGAGACAAATTCTTTGATGGAATTTGAGCCAGAAGACAATTATACTAAGATCATGGATGAATTGCTTAATAAATATTTTGAGTATAGTATGTATTATGCTTTAGTTGACTCTTTGGCGGCTGAGCACAGTGCTAGAATGCAAGCTATGGATAATGCAACAAACAATGCTAAACAACGCGTTAAACAGTTAAATCTTGCTTACAATAAAGCAAGACAAGAGTCTATTACCACTGAGCTTATCGAGATCATCAGTGGTGTTGAATCAATGAAATAA
- the atpA gene encoding F0F1 ATP synthase subunit alpha, whose product MSAKIKADEISTIIKERIENFDLSVDVEETGKVISVADGVANVYGLKNVMAGEMVEFESGEKGMALNLEESSVGIVILGKTSGITEGSSVKRLKKLLRVPVGDVLIGRVVNSLGEPIDAKGPIEATESRFVEEKAKGIMARKSVHEPLQTGIKAIDALVPIGRGQRELIIGDRQTGKTTVAIDTIINQKGQDVICIYVAIGQKQSTVAQVVKKLEEYGAMDYTIVVNAGASDAAALQYLAPYAGVTMGEYFRDNSRHALIIYDDLSKHAVAYREMSLILRRPPGREAYPGDVFYLHSRLLERASKLNDALGAGSLTALPIIETQAGDVSAYIPTNVISITDGQIFLESDLFNSGIRPAINVGLSVSRVGGAAQIKAIKQVSGTLRLDLAQYRELQAFAQFASDLDESSRKQLERGQKMVEVLKQPPYSPLPVENQVVIIFAGAKGYLDDVATANVTKFEAELYPYIEAKYPEIFEQIRTKKVLDKEVEEILHKALKDFKATFAAN is encoded by the coding sequence GTGAGTGCAAAAATTAAAGCTGACGAAATTAGCACGATAATCAAAGAGCGTATCGAAAATTTTGATTTAAGTGTTGATGTAGAAGAGACCGGTAAAGTCATCTCAGTCGCTGATGGCGTTGCTAACGTTTATGGTTTGAAAAACGTTATGGCTGGCGAAATGGTTGAGTTTGAAAGTGGCGAAAAGGGTATGGCTCTTAACCTTGAAGAGAGCAGTGTTGGTATAGTTATCCTTGGAAAAACTAGCGGTATCACAGAAGGAAGCTCTGTAAAAAGACTAAAAAAACTTCTACGTGTGCCAGTTGGCGACGTATTGATCGGCCGTGTTGTAAATTCACTAGGTGAGCCAATCGACGCAAAAGGCCCAATTGAAGCTACCGAATCTCGCTTTGTTGAAGAAAAAGCAAAAGGTATTATGGCTAGAAAGAGCGTTCATGAGCCACTTCAAACAGGTATCAAAGCGATTGACGCACTTGTGCCAATCGGTAGAGGACAAAGAGAACTAATCATCGGCGACCGTCAAACTGGAAAAACAACAGTTGCTATCGATACTATTATCAACCAAAAAGGTCAAGATGTTATTTGTATCTATGTAGCTATCGGTCAAAAACAATCAACCGTTGCTCAAGTCGTTAAAAAACTTGAAGAGTATGGCGCTATGGACTATACAATAGTTGTAAATGCTGGTGCTAGTGACGCAGCCGCACTTCAATACCTTGCCCCATACGCTGGTGTAACAATGGGTGAATATTTTAGAGATAACTCTCGCCACGCGCTAATAATCTATGATGACTTGTCAAAACACGCGGTTGCTTACCGTGAGATGTCTTTGATCTTAAGAAGACCACCAGGCCGTGAAGCTTATCCGGGCGACGTTTTCTATCTTCACTCAAGACTTCTAGAAAGAGCAAGTAAGCTAAATGACGCACTAGGTGCGGGATCTTTAACAGCTCTACCTATTATTGAGACTCAAGCAGGAGACGTTTCAGCTTATATTCCAACAAACGTTATTTCTATTACAGATGGTCAAATTTTCCTTGAGAGTGACCTATTTAACTCAGGTATCCGTCCAGCGATCAACGTTGGTCTTTCTGTATCTCGTGTTGGTGGTGCGGCTCAGATCAAAGCTATCAAACAAGTTTCTGGTACACTAAGACTAGACCTTGCTCAATACCGCGAACTACAAGCGTTTGCTCAATTTGCAAGCGACCTTGACGAGAGTTCGAGAAAACAACTAGAGCGTGGTCAAAAGATGGTTGAAGTGCTAAAACAACCTCCATATTCTCCACTTCCAGTTGAGAATCAAGTAGTTATCATATTTGCTGGCGCTAAGGGTTATTTAGATGATGTTGCAACTGCAAATGTAACAAAATTTGAGGCTGAGCTATATCCATATATTGAGGCAAAATACCCTGAAATTTTTGAGCAAATCAGAACTAAAAAGGTTCTTGATAAAGAAGTAGAAGAAATTTTACATAAAGCGTTGAAAGATTTTAAAGCGACTTTTGCCGCTAACTAG
- a CDS encoding F0F1 ATP synthase subunit B, producing the protein MKIKILFFLALPFLAYSSEHGGTNYDIVERTLNFLLFFAILVYFAAKPLKALYQSRIDRIANKLESIQEKLRESKAKKDDALKRVEEAKQNANSLIETAKKEALNLAAKVKSDAQNDITNLQKSYKEQKEFEERKMTKGVVNEILSDIFSSDSLKVDQKELANIILKKVS; encoded by the coding sequence ATGAAGATAAAAATTTTATTTTTTCTAGCACTTCCATTTCTAGCATACTCTAGCGAGCATGGTGGAACAAACTACGACATAGTCGAGAGAACGCTAAACTTCTTACTTTTCTTTGCTATTTTGGTCTATTTTGCTGCTAAGCCACTAAAAGCTCTTTATCAAAGCAGGATCGATAGGATCGCAAATAAGCTTGAGAGTATCCAAGAGAAGCTTCGTGAGTCAAAAGCTAAAAAAGATGACGCTCTAAAACGTGTAGAAGAGGCTAAGCAAAATGCAAACTCTTTAATCGAAACTGCTAAAAAAGAGGCTTTAAATTTAGCTGCTAAGGTTAAAAGTGATGCTCAAAATGATATAACAAATCTTCAAAAGAGCTACAAAGAGCAAAAAGAATTTGAAGAGCGCAAGATGACAAAAGGCGTTGTAAATGAAATTTTGAGCGACATTTTCTCGAGTGATAGCCTAAAAGTCGATCAAAAAGAGCTTGCAAATATCATACTTAAAAAGGTTAGCTAA
- a CDS encoding ParA family protein: protein MSEIITIANQKGGVGKTTTAVNLAASLAVAEKKVLLIDIDPQANATTGLGFSRSDYEFNIYHVLTDRKKLSQIVLKTEIPTLFLAPSNIGLVGIEQEFNDQNKDYKLILKNKISEVVNDYDFIIIDSPPALGSITINALSASDSVIIPIQCEFYALEGLAQILNTVKIIKKTINPKLNIKGFLPTMFSSQNNLSKETIANLKQHFENKLFKSKDSKEEFVVVPRNVKLAESPSFGKPVILYDIKSPGSIAYQNLAYCILN, encoded by the coding sequence ATGAGCGAGATAATAACAATAGCTAATCAAAAAGGCGGCGTTGGCAAGACCACAACAGCCGTAAATTTAGCCGCATCACTGGCGGTTGCTGAAAAAAAAGTATTATTAATAGACATCGATCCACAGGCAAATGCGACAACCGGACTTGGTTTTAGCAGAAGTGACTATGAGTTTAACATCTATCACGTCTTAACAGATAGAAAAAAGCTCTCGCAAATCGTATTAAAAACTGAGATCCCAACACTTTTTTTAGCTCCGTCAAATATAGGACTTGTCGGTATTGAACAAGAATTTAACGATCAAAATAAGGACTATAAACTGATCCTTAAAAATAAAATTTCAGAAGTTGTAAACGACTATGATTTTATTATAATTGATAGTCCTCCAGCACTTGGTAGCATTACGATAAATGCTCTTAGTGCAAGTGATAGTGTTATCATCCCGATTCAATGTGAATTTTATGCACTTGAAGGCTTGGCTCAAATTTTAAATACGGTTAAGATTATTAAGAAGACAATAAATCCAAAGCTAAATATAAAGGGCTTTTTGCCGACTATGTTTAGTTCGCAAAATAATCTCTCAAAAGAGACCATTGCAAATTTAAAGCAGCATTTTGAAAATAAGCTCTTTAAGAGTAAGGACAGCAAAGAGGAATTTGTGGTCGTTCCAAGAAATGTAAAACTTGCTGAAAGCCCAAGTTTTGGCAAGCCAGTGATACTTTATGATATAAAATCACCAGGCTCGATCGCGTATCAAAATTTGGCATATTGTATTTTAAACTAA
- a CDS encoding FoF1 ATP synthase subunit B' gives MLEIDVPLMLLTAVVFLVLIAILNSLLYKPMLKFIDDRNASIKNDEESTSKNASDLSVHEKEIEEIILNARTEANKIRQEALNLAKEESLKEVNAVKTSLEADYNEFLNALSSQKDNLKADLSAKLPELRAALNAKLSKI, from the coding sequence ATGTTAGAAATAGATGTGCCATTGATGCTTTTAACGGCTGTCGTTTTCTTGGTATTGATCGCTATTTTGAATTCCTTGCTGTATAAGCCAATGCTCAAATTTATAGATGACAGAAATGCTTCTATAAAAAATGATGAAGAGAGTACTAGCAAAAATGCAAGTGATCTAAGCGTTCATGAAAAAGAGATTGAAGAGATTATATTAAACGCAAGGACTGAGGCCAATAAAATAAGGCAAGAAGCCTTAAATTTGGCAAAAGAAGAGTCTTTAAAAGAAGTAAATGCCGTAAAAACTAGTTTAGAGGCTGATTACAATGAATTTTTAAATGCTCTAAGCTCTCAAAAAGATAACCTAAAGGCAGATCTATCAGCTAAACTACCTGAACTTAGAGCGGCTTTAAATGCCAAGCTCTCTAAAATTTAA
- a CDS encoding GDP-mannose dehydrogenase, with protein MKKIFCIILFYFSAYSCDPADPAYMFLDYNDIDRDGMLNLGEWTACKVPPELKIAPDLCTSEEFKRLDLDRSGKVSINELGSLIFQKIDWQEDPCASWLTNSKNVDQNKSR; from the coding sequence ATGAAGAAAATTTTTTGCATTATACTATTTTACTTTAGCGCATATAGCTGTGATCCAGCGGATCCGGCATATATGTTTTTGGATTACAATGACATAGATCGTGACGGCATGCTAAATTTAGGTGAATGGACGGCTTGCAAGGTGCCACCAGAACTAAAAATAGCACCAGATTTATGCACTAGTGAGGAATTTAAAAGGCTGGATCTTGATCGTAGTGGCAAAGTTAGCATTAATGAGCTAGGAAGTTTGATATTTCAAAAGATTGACTGGCAAGAAGATCCATGCGCCTCTTGGCTGACTAACAGTAAAAACGTAGATCAAAATAAAAGTCGTTGA
- a CDS encoding F0F1 ATP synthase subunit delta: protein MNEVVAKKYVKAILSDVKSNELNAFVENLSELAAAFASDKFKSIISLPTLKASQKVKFVLSLVKNQDAKFANFIKLLGANKRLELIPAILNEMKIEQSLLENTYRGEVIGNFDLSAEQLKALEENFSKKFNSKIKLNGSKSDYNGVKVELDDLGVEVNFSIDRLKSQMSEYILKAI from the coding sequence ATGAATGAAGTAGTAGCTAAAAAATACGTAAAGGCGATCTTAAGCGACGTAAAGTCCAATGAACTTAATGCATTTGTTGAAAATTTATCAGAGCTAGCTGCTGCTTTTGCTAGCGATAAATTTAAAAGCATTATAAGTTTGCCGACATTAAAGGCTTCACAAAAGGTTAAATTTGTACTATCTTTGGTTAAAAATCAAGATGCTAAATTTGCAAATTTTATTAAGCTTCTTGGCGCAAATAAAAGACTGGAACTTATCCCAGCGATCTTAAACGAGATGAAGATAGAGCAATCTTTGCTTGAAAATACATATCGTGGCGAGGTTATTGGAAATTTTGATCTAAGCGCTGAGCAGCTGAAAGCTTTGGAAGAGAATTTCTCTAAGAAATTTAACTCTAAGATCAAGCTTAATGGCTCAAAGAGCGATTACAACGGCGTAAAAGTTGAGTTAGATGATTTAGGTGTCGAGGTAAATTTCTCTATCGATAGACTAAAAAGTCAAATGAGTGAATATATATTAAAAGCAATTTAA
- the thiD gene encoding bifunctional hydroxymethylpyrimidine kinase/phosphomethylpyrimidine kinase: protein MKNALSIAGVDPSGGAGVLADIKVFIAHGVYAMGAITAVTAQNTKGIFGMQLVEPKLIEDQIRAIFDDIRVDVIKIGVVPSVEIIKSVARTLREIKNLPPVVLDPVMSCKNGDIWLEGAAKDAIVEELFPLASVITPNIFEAREILKHELKSESELKEACKELLKFGTKSVYLKCGEIEGKSLDIFYDGSEYEIFSDERIKTTATHGSGCSLSSAIASNLANGQSLKESVKNAHDYIFNAIKNAVIIGGGQNPVNHFYKFKV, encoded by the coding sequence ATGAAAAATGCGCTAAGTATAGCAGGTGTTGATCCAAGCGGCGGAGCTGGAGTTTTAGCTGATATAAAGGTCTTTATAGCACACGGTGTATATGCGATGGGAGCGATCACGGCGGTCACTGCTCAAAATACAAAAGGTATATTTGGCATGCAGCTAGTTGAACCAAAGCTCATCGAGGATCAGATAAGAGCGATATTTGATGATATAAGAGTTGATGTGATAAAAATAGGCGTTGTCCCAAGCGTTGAGATCATTAAAAGCGTCGCAAGAACGCTAAGAGAGATCAAAAATTTACCGCCAGTCGTGCTCGATCCTGTAATGAGCTGTAAAAATGGCGACATCTGGCTAGAGGGTGCTGCAAAAGACGCGATTGTGGAGGAGCTTTTTCCGCTTGCGAGCGTGATCACGCCAAATATCTTTGAAGCGCGTGAAATTTTAAAGCATGAGCTAAAGAGCGAGAGTGAGCTAAAAGAGGCTTGCAAGGAGCTTTTGAAATTTGGCACAAAAAGCGTCTATCTAAAATGTGGCGAGATAGAAGGCAAGTCGCTTGATATATTTTATGATGGCAGTGAATATGAAATTTTTAGCGATGAGCGTATAAAAACGACTGCGACACACGGCTCAGGCTGCTCGCTATCAAGCGCTATAGCTTCAAATTTAGCAAATGGCCAAAGCCTAAAAGAGAGCGTAAAAAATGCGCATGATTATATCTTTAACGCTATCAAAAATGCGGTCATCATCGGCGGTGGACAAAATCCGGTAAATCACTTCTATAAATTTAAGGTGTGA